The genomic interval AATAAAATATTAATTCGGGTTTTAAAATTTCAAACGATTTCCAAATTTAGTAAAAATCAATAGAGAATATATAAAATATACTTTTAAAAAACTCAAAATGCTATAAAACTTCTAACATTAAATATATAATATTTAATATTTAATTACTTTAATAGTATACACTAAAGCCTCAATTATACTCAAGGAGAGTATTTATGAAATACTATATAATTACAAGTATATTTATTTTTCTATTTTTAAATGCTTGCAGTCTAGATTTTGATACTAAACACAAAGATATTAAATCTCCATCTAATAAGGAATTAAAGCTTGGCATAGAAGAAGACCTAAATAAAGAAATAAAAAACAAACTACTTAATGATTTAAAAAATTTAATAGAAACAGCTAACGCACATAAAGAAAAGTATATAAAAATAATGGAAAAAGAACTTTCTAACCAATATGGAATGAATTTTACTAAGCTTGGTTGGGGACCGGGCAAAGAAAAGGTGTCTGACAATACTGAGAGATCTATAAAATTTAGAAGACATACTTATACTCTTTTAAGTGCTATTGATATTAAGGAATTAAAGGAATTTGCAGATATTATGAAACTATCGATAAAAGAAGACGTGATATACAACCTATTTAGCAGCCTTGGAGTCGATCTTGACATAGTAACTAATCGCTTATACCCCAAAAAAGATACTCTAGATAAACTAGACACTTCAGATTTACAGAAACTTAAAAATTCACTTGAAAAAATATTATCTATAATAAAAAATGTCTCAGAAATGTCAAAACAACTTTTATTAGATTATTAAAATGACACAAATCTTATAAAAACAGATGTTAATAAGCTTAAATCTCATGTAAGTACACTTTATAATCAATTTAAAGAAAAAACTGAGGAATCAGAAAAGCTACAAAAAACGGTCATATCATTAATAAAGACCCTTTAAAGGTTTGGCCTTTTAATTTATTAGCAATTTAAAGAAACAGTATATTTAAGGCTTACACGGAAAAATATATATATTTGAATAGATGTTATTAAAAATCTTATTTTGATCTAAAAATTATTACCTTATTTCTACAGAATAATCCTAGAACTTATTCTATTACATACTTAAACTAAGTTGAATAAAATTATGATAACTAACGTCTGAAAAAATTATTATACCACCCACTCTAATATTAAAGTATTTAAAAATTAAAATTTTCTCAATAACTTCAATAGTAACTATATGACTTTTTTTATATCTTAACAAAAAAATAAGATAACACACCAACATTAAGTATCCCAATTCCAACCACATTACAAATCATATGATGGTTT from Borreliella afzelii carries:
- a CDS encoding CRASP family complement regulator-acquiring lipoprotein, which encodes MKYYIITSIFIFLFLNACSLDFDTKHKDIKSPSNKELKLGIEEDLNKEIKNKLLNDLKNLIETANAHKEKYIKIMEKELSNQYGMNFTKLGWGPGKEKVSDNTERSIKFRRHTYTLLSAIDIKELKEFADIMKLSIKEDVIYNLFSSLGVDLDIVTNRLYPKKDTLDKLDTSDLQKLKNSLEKILSIIKNVSEMSKQLLLDY